In Populus trichocarpa isolate Nisqually-1 chromosome 7, P.trichocarpa_v4.1, whole genome shotgun sequence, the following proteins share a genomic window:
- the LOC18109128 gene encoding F-box protein At3g07870 yields MCGLGFSSSTDQFKAIRIFSTREDSILHAETYTFRAETIIFNDKATPRGFGTDTWRSIGIVPQYNDWRKYCWRSFNAFVNGSFHWIIDINDDYDRTNIIYYFNFESEQFRTFLLPVPPIDHVYGYCYQYADLGVLGDSLYCSYFSYLPCDDCINLWVMKDYGVEDSWAEILVIEHRMPFWEPRDFKVIKFFENRNILFLVDYYLWFYDAERKCYERVEDAEVISFLYAISHTPTFASIKDIMAGGIGNYRMRDEDNRSTEKLACDTSSRITR; encoded by the coding sequence ATGTGTGGACTTGGATTTAGTTCGAGCACAGATCAATTTAAGGCTATTAGAATTTTCTCAACAAGGGAAGACAGTATTTTGCATGCTGAGACATATACGTTTAGAGCTGAGACTattatatttaatgataaagCAACACCAAGAGGCTTTGGAACTGATACTTGGAGAAGCATTGGGATCGTTCCGCAGTATAATGATTGGCGTAAATATTGTTGGAGATCTTTCAATGCATTTGTTAATGGATCTTTTCATTGGATTATCGATATCAACGACGATTATGACCGTACAAATATTATTTACTATTTCAATTTTGAGAGTGAGCAATTCAGAACTTTCTTATTGCCGGTTCCTCCAATAGATCATGTCTATGGTTATTGTTATCAATATGCAGATCTTGGGGTTCTTGGGGACTCCCTCTACTGTTCTTATTTTAGTTACTTGCCTTGTGATGATTGTATTAATCTATGGGTAATGAAAGATTATGGTGTTGAGGATTCTTGGGCTGAAATTCTGGTTATAGAGCACCGTATGCCTTTCTGGGAACCAAGGGATTTCAAGGTGATCAAGTTCTTTGAAAATAGGAATATTCTGTTCTTGGTTGACTACTACCTATGGTTTTATGATGCTGAAAGAAAATGTTATGAAAGGGTGGAAGATGCTGAGgttatatcttttctttatgCAATATCTCATACTCCGACCTTCGCTTCTATTAAAGATATCATGGCCGGAGGGATCGGAAACTATCGAATGAGAGATGAAGACAATCGATCCACTGAAAAATTAGCCTGCGATACATCAAGTAGGATTACACGCTag
- the LOC7491744 gene encoding protein STRICTOSIDINE SYNTHASE-LIKE 13: MEKKGSQRDATLLQHPILLVLALAIGFVIMDPFKMGPLGHHDFKPVKHDLAPYKQVMENWPRDNKSRLGSGNLEFVNEVFGPESLEFDSLGRGPYAGLADGRVVRWMGEDVGWETFALVSTNWSEKLCARGVDSTTSKQWKHEKLCGRPLGLRFHKESGNLYIADAYYGLLVVGPEGGLATPLATHVRGEPILFANDLDIHKNGSIFFTDTSKRYDRVDHFFILLEGESTGRLLRYDPPTKTTHIVLDGLAFPNGVQLSKDQTFLVFTETTNCRIMKYWLEGPKTGKVELVANLPGFPDNVRLNEKGQFWVAIDCCRTAAQEILTHNPWVKSVYFRLPIRMRYLAWLMGMKMYTVVSLFNENGEILEVLEDPKGVVMKLVSEVREVEGKLWIGTVAHNHIATLPYP, encoded by the exons ATGGAGAAGAAAGGATCACAAAGAGATGCGACCTTGTTGCAGCATCCAATTCTCCTTGTACTTGCTTTAGCTATAGGTTTTGTTATAATGGATCCGTTTAAAATGGGACCTTTGGGACACCATGATTTCAAGCCTGTCAAGCATGACCTTGCACCTTACAAGCAAGTCATGGAAAACTGGCCTAGGGACAATAAAAGCAGATTAGGGTCCGGGAATTTGGAGTTTGTCAATGAAGTTTTCGGCCCTGAATCGTTGGAGTTCGACAGCCTGGGGCGAGGCCCTTATGCTGGGTTGGCTGATGGACGTGTTGTGAGATGGATGGGAGAGGATGTTGGATGGGAAACATTTGCTCTTGTTTCCACAAACTG GTCAGAGAAACTTTGTGCTAGGGGAGTTGACTCAACCACATCTAAGCAATGGAAGCATGAGAAACTGTGTGGTCGTCCATTAGGTCTGAGGTTCCACAAAGAGAGTGGAAATTTGTACATTGCTGATGCTTATTATGGCCTTCTGGTTGTTGGACCTGAAGGAGGACTTGCTACTCCTTTGGCCACTCATGTGAGAGGGGAACCAATACTCTTTGCAAATGACCTTGACATTCACAAGAATGGATCCATCTTCTTTACTGACACCAGCAAAAGATACGATAGAGT GGACCATTTCTTCATATTGTTGGAAGGAGAATCCACTGGTAGGCTTCTCAGATATGACCCTCCTACCAAAACGACTCACATTGTATTGGATGGCTTAGCATTTCCAAATGGAGTTCAGCTATCTAAGGATCAAACTTTCCTGGTCTTCACTGAGACCACCAATTGCAG AATAATGAAATACTGGCTAGAAGGACCGAAAACCGGAAAGGTGGAACTTGTTGCGAACTTGCCTGGCTTTCCAGACAATGTAAGATTGAATGAAAAAGGCCAATTCTGGGTTGCAATAGATTGTTGCAGGACAGCAGCACAAGAGATTCTTACACACAATCCATGGGTGAAGAGTGTCTATTTCCGGTTACCAATCCGTATGAGGTACTTAGCGTGGCTGATGGGCATGAAGATGTACACAGTTGTTTCCCTCTTCAATGAGAACGGAGAAATCTTGGAAGTTCTTGAGGATCCGAAGGGTGTAGTAATGAAGCTAGTGAGTGAAGTTAGAGAAGTAGAAGGGAAGCTGTGGATTGGAACTGTAGCTCATAACCATATTGCTACCCTTCCTTATCCCTAG